From the genome of Methylocystis heyeri:
GAACAGGGACATTTCGGCAGCCGCGAGCATATCGGCGCGCCGCCGGGTCAGGCGCGCCACGGCCTCTTCATCGCCCCCCCAAAGGCGCATCTGGTAGTCTTCGTCGACATGAGCGGCCGAAAACGCGGCCTCCCCATCCATCTTACGCAGGGCTGCGGCCAAGGCGATGACGCAGGAGCCGGTGAGGGTCGTCATGGCGTGAAGCGCGGCAAGCCGGAACGGCGCCCCCTGCCCCGCCCCGACATAGGCGGAGATTCGGGCCGCGATCGCCTCGAGCGCCTCCTCGGGCTGGGCGTGGAAAACGACGCCCTCGGACAGAATCAGCCGCGCCCCGCACTCCTCCCTGACGAAATGCACGTAAGGGTCCCAGGCTGCGCTCTGGGCCTTTGCCAGCCCCGCGGGCTCCCCGGCCCGGTAGCAGATCAGGTCCGAGCCGGCATATTTGACGACATCCCCCAGAACCTCGTCCATTTTATCGGCCACGCCGTCGATGGCGGAATTGGCCAGCCGGGTCAGCGGCATGGCGGCGGGGTCGACGGTCTCCGCCTGGGCGTCCCATTCTCCTGCGAGCGCCGTCGCCAGACCTTCCCCGGGTAGAATCAGCATATTTCTCGCGGGGGTGCGCGCCGGTTTTCCGTCCAGGAACACGCCGAAGCCGCCTTCCGCCGGGGCGGCGACGGCCACTTTATAGAATCGCCGGGGCAAGGGCTTCTCGCCGGGCTGCCGGGAGCCGCGCAGCGGATTGCGCTCCTGCTCGCCGACAAAAAACGCGGAACCGAAGCCGTCGTCTTTGTCGCTCATGCCTTTTCCTTCCTCAGACGCCCGCCCGATCGGGGCGCGGGGTCATTCCTCGGGCGCGTCCTCGATCGGGTCGTATTGCCGCTCGTCGAAGCCGAAGAATTCCCATGTCGCCTTCATATGGGGCGGCAGGGGTGCGGTCACGTCGATCAGGCCCCCTTTGGGGTGAGGAAGAACGAGCCGGCGCGCCAGCAGGTGAAGCTTTTTGTCCAGAGCCTCCGGCATGGCTCGCAGGGGGTCGCGGCGGCGCACCTCGTCTTCCGGGCGATGGCCATATTTCGGATCGCCGAATATGGGATGGCCGATGGCTTCGGCGTGGGCGCGCAACTGATGAGTGCGTCCGGTCAGGGGCTTCATCGAAAGCCAGGCGCAGCGCGGGGCCGCTTTGTCGACAATGGCGTAATAGGTCAGGGAATGCTGGGCGTCGGCCTCGCCGTGGCGGGCGACGCGCATTTTCTCGAGATCCCGGGTCGAGCCGGCCCCCGGCTTACGCGGAACCCTCTCGTCGCCCATTCCCGCGCCCTTGGCGAGATAAAGCGAAATGCGCCCTTGCGCCGGCTTGGGCACGCCCTCGACCACGGACCAATAGATTTTTTGGGCCTGGCGGGAGCGGAAGATTTCCCCGAGATCCGCCGCCATGCGCCGATTCTTGGCGATGAGCAGGACGCCGCAGGTGTCGCGGTCGAGACGATGGACCAGAACCGGCCGCTGATCGCCCTTGGCGAGCGCCTCAAGCATGCCGTCGATGTGATGCTTTGTGCCGGAGCCGCCCTGCACCGCGAGACCAAAGGGCTTGTTGAGGACGAGAACGTCCTTGTCCTCGAACAGGGTCATGCGCGCGATGGCTTCCGCGTCCTCGGGGCTCGCGCGCCGAATCGCTGGGGCCGGCTGCTCTTCCAGCCTCAAGGGCGGTATCCGCACGGTCTGGCCCTGCTCCAGCCGCGTCGAGGTTTCGACCCTCTTGCCCTCGACCCTGACCTCGCCCTTTCGGCAGATCTTGGCGAGATGGGTCAGGGACAGCGCCGGGAAACGCCTTTTGAACCAGCGGTCGAGCCGCATTCCGGCTTCGTCTTCCGAAACGACGGCGGTGGAAACGCCGGATGACGCCGCGCCAGCGCGCGCTCCGTCCTCCGGCAGCCGCTCTTCCTCGATTTTTGAACCGCCGCGGCGGGTAGAATTGGGCCCTGATTGCATAAGCGCTTGTAGCAAAGGCGCGGGCGCCCGTCACGCGAGCAGAAGAAATGGGGGCGAGACTCCTGTTCCAAAGGCCGCGGCCGAGGCTTCGATCGGAAACAGCCCGGAGCGCGTTGCGGAAGACGCGCGCTTGAGATATACGGAATCACGACTCTTCAGCGCCCGTAGCTCAGCTGGATAGAGCGCTGCCCTCCGAAGGCAGAGGTCGCACGTTCGAATCGTGCCGGGCGCGCCAAAAATCCAAATCGCACCGATTGGAAAAAGCACTCGCACCTTGTCGCCCGACATGATCAACCGCGGGTATTCGAGAATTTTGAGATTGTTCCTCGTCGATCAGTTTCCGAACTGACGAAGCGGCGCAGAACGGGAACGCGAGTTCATGCGTCCGATTCCCTTTTCAGGAGGGCTCGTTTGCGTTCGACGCCCCACCGGTAGCCGGAGATCGAGCCGTCGGAGCAAATGATGCGATGGCAGGGTATCGCCACCGCGATCTTGTTTGCCGCGCAGGCCCCGGCGACGGCCCGCACCGCGGTCGGCTCGCCCAGCCGGGCCGCAATCTCGGCGTAGCTCGCGGTCTGCCCTGCGGGAATTTGGCGGAGGGCTTGCCAGACTCGCTGCTGGAACGCCGTGCCGCGCACATCGAGCGGCAGATCGAGACCAATCTGGGGCGCTTCGACCAGGCCGACGACACTGGCGACCAATTGTTCGAACTCGGGGTCGCCGCCAATGAGTTCGGCCATGGGAAAACGGTCCTGGATATCGCGCGCCAGGGCCTCGGGATCGTCGCCCAGCGTTATGGAGCAAATCCCCTTGTCGCTGCGCGCCACGAGAATGGCTCCGAGCGAGCTTTGACCTATGGCGAAGCGGATTCTGACACTCTTCCCGCCCTGCTTGAAAGTGGTCGGCGTCATGCCGAGAACCGCGTTTGAGTTCTCATAAAAGCGACTGCTGGATGAAAAGCCGGCGCCATAGATCGCGTCGGTCACCGAGATGCGATCCTCGGCCAACGCAGCTCTCACCTTCCCGGCGCGATGCGCGGCTCCGTAGGCGCGCGGCGTCAGTCCAGTAATC
Proteins encoded in this window:
- the ada gene encoding bifunctional DNA-binding transcriptional regulator/O6-methylguanine-DNA methyltransferase Ada, coding for MTNAAASSTECDPRWKSVLSRDASEDGNFVYAVKTTGVYCRPSCPSRDAKPENIRFFATSADAEAAGFRACKRCHPKGLSTDEANAQIVAKACRLIEKAQEPPKLAKLAASVGMSPYYFHRQFKAITGLTPRAYGAAHRAGKVRAALAEDRISVTDAIYGAGFSSSSRFYENSNAVLGMTPTTFKQGGKSVRIRFAIGQSSLGAILVARSDKGICSITLGDDPEALARDIQDRFPMAELIGGDPEFEQLVASVVGLVEAPQIGLDLPLDVRGTAFQQRVWQALRQIPAGQTASYAEIAARLGEPTAVRAVAGACAANKIAVAIPCHRIICSDGSISGYRWGVERKRALLKRESDA
- a CDS encoding ATP12 family chaperone protein, which encodes MSDKDDGFGSAFFVGEQERNPLRGSRQPGEKPLPRRFYKVAVAAPAEGGFGVFLDGKPARTPARNMLILPGEGLATALAGEWDAQAETVDPAAMPLTRLANSAIDGVADKMDEVLGDVVKYAGSDLICYRAGEPAGLAKAQSAAWDPYVHFVREECGARLILSEGVVFHAQPEEALEAIAARISAYVGAGQGAPFRLAALHAMTTLTGSCVIALAAALRKMDGEAAFSAAHVDEDYQMRLWGGDEEAVARLTRRRADMLAAAEMSLFCAPA
- a CDS encoding RluA family pseudouridine synthase; the encoded protein is MRLDRWFKRRFPALSLTHLAKICRKGEVRVEGKRVETSTRLEQGQTVRIPPLRLEEQPAPAIRRASPEDAEAIARMTLFEDKDVLVLNKPFGLAVQGGSGTKHHIDGMLEALAKGDQRPVLVHRLDRDTCGVLLIAKNRRMAADLGEIFRSRQAQKIYWSVVEGVPKPAQGRISLYLAKGAGMGDERVPRKPGAGSTRDLEKMRVARHGEADAQHSLTYYAIVDKAAPRCAWLSMKPLTGRTHQLRAHAEAIGHPIFGDPKYGHRPEDEVRRRDPLRAMPEALDKKLHLLARRLVLPHPKGGLIDVTAPLPPHMKATWEFFGFDERQYDPIEDAPEE